In Candidatus Contubernalis alkalaceticus, the following proteins share a genomic window:
- a CDS encoding 7-cyano-7-deazaguanine synthase — MDTLINFSGGVDSTYTAFEFLRNNPEDKLLLHHINLISPEAVRRHKKESIAVNNILNWFKQNKLNNFEYLETTFDYKSFGYTIKDVVIVMFITGVMLKNPKRNNIKKIIMPNNKNDFSRKDYENMELTRFKVFKDMVDRDIEFIFPIKEISKFEITQSLPKDLFDLTWYCRRPLRNGKPCGKCGTCEEVNTKI; from the coding sequence TTGGACACATTAATTAACTTTTCAGGCGGTGTAGATTCAACCTATACCGCTTTTGAGTTTTTGAGAAATAATCCTGAAGATAAATTGTTACTGCATCATATTAACTTAATTTCTCCTGAAGCGGTTAGGAGACATAAAAAGGAGTCAATTGCAGTTAACAATATTCTTAATTGGTTCAAACAAAACAAATTAAATAATTTTGAATATTTAGAAACTACATTCGATTATAAAAGTTTTGGATATACAATCAAAGATGTTGTTATCGTTATGTTTATCACTGGTGTAATGTTAAAAAATCCTAAACGCAATAATATCAAAAAAATCATTATGCCAAATAACAAAAATGATTTTAGCAGAAAAGACTATGAAAATATGGAGTTGACTAGATTCAAAGTATTTAAAGATATGGTTGATAGGGATATTGAGTTTATTTTTCCTATTAAGGAGATCTCAAAATTTGAGATCACTCAATCATTACCTAAAGATTTATTCGATTTAACCTGGTATTGCCGGAGACCATTAAGAAACGGTAAACCATGCGGAAAATGCGGAACTTGTGAAGAAGTAAATACCAAAATATAA
- a CDS encoding phage tail domain-containing protein, giving the protein MDNTNFIFNGIASEEYGLSIVKLESGFYPSPYISGQQIIEDSVPSKHLNYFYGTKKEPLIFDVTFSLDEEFTPEKKYEIAKWLIHEDYKPFQTLDDLEKIYYVIAINQSDFYSAGNGQGYFTLTFQTDAPWAWSPVFEEEFDFSEIDSSNKVYFADTEVDLNHELDLDTEFDEENDAVEFFDTIFDTESFALMELENKSNISKQYYPEIQIEAKETEIELINLTNEDQLFKFEAIEVDENIYVDNENQKIISDKESVLSRLGNFNKGWLELVPGVNQIKVNKKCKVKIRYQFPIFV; this is encoded by the coding sequence TTGGACAATACAAATTTTATATTTAATGGGATTGCCAGTGAGGAATACGGTTTGAGTATAGTCAAACTAGAATCTGGCTTTTATCCCTCACCATATATCTCAGGACAACAAATTATAGAAGATAGTGTTCCTTCAAAACATTTAAATTATTTTTATGGCACTAAGAAAGAACCATTAATTTTTGATGTTACTTTTTCTTTGGATGAAGAGTTTACTCCAGAAAAAAAATATGAGATTGCTAAATGGCTTATTCATGAAGATTATAAACCATTTCAAACTTTGGACGATTTAGAAAAAATATATTATGTGATAGCCATAAATCAATCAGATTTTTACAGTGCTGGTAATGGCCAAGGATATTTTACCTTAACCTTTCAAACTGATGCTCCTTGGGCTTGGAGTCCTGTATTTGAGGAAGAGTTTGATTTTAGCGAAATTGATAGTTCAAATAAAGTATATTTTGCGGATACTGAAGTTGACCTTAATCATGAGTTAGATTTGGACACTGAATTCGATGAGGAAAATGATGCGGTTGAGTTTTTTGATACGATTTTTGATACAGAATCTTTTGCTTTAATGGAACTAGAAAATAAATCGAATATATCAAAACAATATTATCCTGAAATACAGATTGAAGCAAAAGAAACAGAGATTGAATTAATTAACTTAACCAATGAAGATCAATTGTTTAAATTTGAAGCTATAGAGGTTGATGAAAATATTTATGTCGATAATGAAAATCAAAAAATAATTTCAGACAAAGAATCAGTCCTAAGTAGATTAGGCAATTTTAACAAAGGTTGGTTAGAATTAGTTCCAGGTGTTAATCAAATTAAAGTTAACAAAAAATGTAAAGTAAAAATAAGATATCAATTTCCGATTTTTGTTTAA
- a CDS encoding phage tail tape measure protein: protein MSKYITAPLALVGGAALKMSADFEKGLANVDTLLGGNAKRIDEFKTGIQDLAMVTGKSTSDLTDGMYQVVSAFGDTAESINILETAAKAGAAGLSSTESSINLLSAVIKGYNLDVKEAEQVSDYAFKTVALGQTTFDELASSMGKVIPLAASMNLGQEELWGTMATLTGVTGSTAEVTTQLRAVLQGLMKPSGDMQKALKAIGFESGTAAIETLGLEGVLKALEETTGGNSEELAGLWGQIEAGTAVLALTGGQAETWSEKIGEMGDVAGETANAFEIQSQTMAFQWEQMKQAGVVVLQEIGDAVKELVMPIAQELIPRVQKVVEWFRNLDSGTKTMIVTIAGLLAAIGPILVVLGTLITSIGTVAGALSGIALGPIALVVGAIIGLIAIFKHLWETNEGFRDTVLEIWENLKQSGINIFETLKETLTSVFESIKQTIEFVLDGIAVFWDNWGETILGVATVIWNQIELAITTAIELISSIINIVLALIRGDWEEVWENIKEIGLTIWNFISQTVQNIFEALAIFLSGIWTNIKNKAEEIWTNLKNSLEERARSMAESVSNRITNLRETLSNLWGNMLAKVREIWENIRSNAVSKALELYNNVKTRLEQLWNWIKGIPSQASTWGRDIFESLRSAAVQKASETYTNVKSKFDEIWTYFKNLPSQARQWGRDIIDGLRNGILSLAGSVGSSVTNFIKTNITDRIKNALKLSSPSKVMFEFGEFVSIGLSQGISAKAKDVMDAVSNMTDKAINIGNVMPDLNYAVAGVGFVDDFKEESDGVSLRIDKLINIEGNVDKSVIPDIEKIAKETVSRINKTFKMSGYKRRV from the coding sequence ATGAGCAAATATATAACTGCTCCTTTAGCTTTAGTTGGCGGTGCTGCCCTCAAAATGTCGGCTGACTTTGAGAAGGGTTTGGCTAATGTTGATACTCTTCTTGGTGGAAACGCAAAAAGAATAGATGAGTTTAAAACTGGTATCCAGGATTTGGCTATGGTTACAGGAAAGTCAACGTCTGATTTGACCGATGGTATGTATCAGGTTGTAAGTGCTTTTGGCGATACCGCTGAATCAATTAACATATTAGAAACAGCAGCCAAAGCAGGAGCAGCAGGACTTTCCTCGACGGAATCTAGTATTAATTTGTTGAGTGCTGTTATAAAGGGTTACAATCTTGATGTAAAAGAAGCTGAACAAGTATCTGATTATGCCTTCAAGACTGTTGCATTAGGCCAGACAACATTCGATGAATTAGCATCATCCATGGGAAAAGTTATTCCTTTAGCAGCAAGCATGAATTTAGGACAGGAAGAATTATGGGGAACGATGGCTACTCTAACAGGTGTCACTGGCTCAACTGCTGAGGTCACTACTCAACTAAGAGCAGTTCTTCAAGGGTTGATGAAGCCTTCTGGCGATATGCAGAAAGCACTTAAAGCAATCGGTTTTGAGTCTGGCACTGCTGCTATTGAGACATTAGGCTTAGAGGGTGTTTTGAAAGCACTAGAAGAAACCACAGGCGGTAACTCGGAGGAATTAGCAGGATTGTGGGGACAGATTGAAGCTGGTACTGCTGTATTAGCTCTAACAGGTGGACAGGCTGAAACATGGTCTGAAAAGATAGGTGAGATGGGCGATGTTGCCGGAGAGACAGCTAATGCCTTTGAAATCCAATCTCAAACTATGGCTTTCCAGTGGGAGCAGATGAAACAAGCAGGAGTTGTAGTTCTCCAAGAGATAGGTGACGCTGTTAAGGAATTAGTTATGCCGATAGCACAGGAATTGATTCCTAGAGTCCAAAAAGTCGTTGAGTGGTTTAGAAACCTTGATTCCGGAACTAAAACAATGATTGTCACTATTGCTGGATTGTTGGCTGCAATTGGGCCAATATTAGTTGTTTTGGGGACATTAATTACCTCAATCGGCACTGTTGCCGGTGCTTTGTCAGGGATAGCGTTAGGCCCGATAGCTTTAGTTGTAGGTGCTATTATAGGGTTAATTGCGATATTTAAACACTTGTGGGAAACGAACGAGGGTTTTAGAGATACTGTCTTAGAAATATGGGAAAATCTCAAACAATCAGGTATTAATATATTTGAGACATTAAAGGAAACTTTAACATCTGTTTTTGAATCTATCAAACAAACAATAGAATTTGTTTTAGATGGTATAGCTGTTTTTTGGGATAACTGGGGAGAGACTATTTTAGGTGTAGCAACTGTGATTTGGAATCAGATTGAACTAGCTATTACCACAGCCATTGAGTTAATCTCTTCAATTATCAATATTGTTTTAGCTTTAATTCGGGGAGACTGGGAAGAAGTTTGGGAAAATATTAAAGAAATTGGATTGACGATTTGGAACTTTATTTCTCAGACAGTTCAGAATATTTTTGAAGCTTTAGCAATTTTCCTTTCTGGTATTTGGACAAACATAAAAAATAAAGCAGAAGAAATATGGACAAATCTCAAAAACAGCTTAGAGGAAAGAGCCAGGAGTATGGCTGAGAGTGTTTCTAATAGGATTACAAATTTGAGAGAGACATTGTCAAATTTATGGGGTAATATGCTTGCCAAAGTAAGAGAAATTTGGGAAAATATTAGGTCAAATGCTGTATCTAAAGCATTAGAATTGTATAACAATGTAAAAACCAGGCTAGAACAACTCTGGAATTGGATAAAAGGTATTCCCTCACAAGCTTCAACCTGGGGAAGAGATATATTTGAATCTTTAAGAAGTGCAGCAGTTCAAAAGGCATCTGAGACTTATACCAATGTTAAATCTAAGTTTGATGAGATATGGACTTATTTTAAAAACTTACCTTCACAGGCTAGACAGTGGGGTAGAGATATCATTGATGGTCTTAGGAATGGTATACTTAGTTTGGCTGGCTCTGTAGGAAGTTCGGTAACTAACTTTATCAAAACCAACATTACTGACCGGATTAAAAACGCATTAAAACTTTCATCTCCATCAAAGGTAATGTTTGAGTTTGGGGAGTTTGTTTCTATCGGTCTAAGTCAAGGTATTTCAGCAAAAGCCAAAGACGTTATGGATGCTGTATCTAATATGACCGATAAAGCAATCAATATTGGAAACGTGATGCCTGATTTAAACTATGCTGTTGCTGGCGTTGGTTTTGTTGATGATTTTAAAGAGGAATCTGATGGAGTTAGTTTAAGGATTGATAAATTAATAAACATTGAAGGCAATGTTGATAAGAGCGTTATTCCTGATATTGAGAAAATAGCAAAAGAGACAGTTTCCAGAATTAATAAAACATTTAAAATGAGCGGATACAAAAGGAGAGTTTAG
- a CDS encoding minor capsid protein: MIDDITQKIESEIAELTENVNLFKNYYPDDPDTIVSVIASGGFPPDRYDVTREPTIEIKIRASDYNEGMSLGNQIYDLFHSRENYQLGSFFILSSYAYSDLSYLYSDKQNRDEFSLELAFLVKRV, encoded by the coding sequence ATGATTGATGATATTACACAAAAAATAGAATCTGAAATAGCTGAATTAACAGAGAACGTTAATTTGTTTAAGAACTACTATCCAGATGATCCTGACACAATAGTATCAGTTATTGCTTCAGGTGGCTTTCCTCCTGATAGATATGATGTTACAAGAGAGCCAACGATTGAGATTAAAATTAGAGCTTCAGATTACAATGAAGGTATGAGTCTAGGAAATCAAATATACGACTTGTTTCATTCGAGAGAGAACTACCAATTAGGTAGTTTTTTTATTTTAAGTAGTTATGCTTATTCAGATTTATCCTATCTATATTCTGACAAACAGAATAGAGATGAGTTTAGCCTAGAGTTAGCATTTTTAGTAAAAAGAGTTTAA
- a CDS encoding HK97 gp10 family phage protein: MDLTLEQFIGKLSQISDDGVKKAQEGINECAEDLLNESEKLTPLLEGGLMESGSVDPATTLSGEIKARVGYSKEYALRLHEDVYKPGPLTSKKPGAGRKYLERATKANTDNYANYIMKKLEEVF; encoded by the coding sequence GTGGATTTAACACTAGAGCAATTCATTGGGAAGTTATCTCAAATATCAGATGATGGTGTAAAAAAAGCACAAGAAGGAATTAATGAATGTGCTGAGGATTTATTGAATGAATCAGAAAAATTAACTCCTTTACTTGAAGGTGGATTAATGGAGTCAGGAAGTGTTGACCCTGCTACAACTCTTAGCGGAGAAATCAAGGCAAGGGTAGGATATTCAAAGGAGTATGCTCTTAGACTCCATGAAGATGTATATAAGCCTGGCCCGTTGACCAGCAAGAAACCAGGAGCAGGAAGAAAGTATCTTGAAAGAGCAACAAAAGCAAATACAGATAATTATGCAAATTACATAATGAAGAAATTAGAGGAGGTGTTTTAA
- a CDS encoding phage tail protein — MLIDNISKKNIKYRLILCHPNEKELAVLSEAQDIIYAPKFPTTDELSFFIPLHLERGNINENFDYVQGDYLIKLITTGINNDIISTKFFIIVEANPDSSNNIQKKQVICLSREYELNKKCILEYEYPSRKLFSLVNELDTQGFPVGVMNYITTLTSWSLDVDSFSARPDLINKIRNIEVKETNIFEFLIEEIQTNFGCVFLFDTEQKKIILRSIEEIGVNRGLYLSEKNYIKAINKQINHDEIITRLYCFGKDNINFCNVNITGEPYIEDFSFYKTTEFMSQDLIDALNNYDVLLETEFEIFTTKKNELGIHLSTKDNLENDLVDKINELHEIQDDINDRIASNESYSDLNIDLAAKEIEVLTIQSEINHSTFEETQNTASGLEVKEMLQKHPEFDYEGISPIDNNINEKIIEILNVRNYLKKENHFTPEQLAELDYFVREEVWQDSSIENAEDLFNEGKIKLQKLSQPKIQFSIDSIDFLQILEKNLDKSKLILGDLINICFKKFGIDIKVRLVGYIHDYDNKKLTLEFSNKDSLDDPYNYFVDLQKNAIKTSKTVDVSKHQWDKSEENESLINNLINNNLNTATQKVLAGSNQDVQIDRQGIWLTKRLNEIIEPEQMRIINNMIVLSDDYFQTAKTAISPAGVNSQVVYGKMIVGEQGIFEGIDILDGEEVGINIGKYLDGEEDKYGIRIVGQNGVQTLLDRENNILIKDADNNYKFWVDAEGNICFRGVLIQSPSEDTFPLPVFRGNFSVSAEYFRGDVVTFNGSTWLYMNDDSSTGNHPAENVYWTTYASRGNDGNDGEDGNDGLDGNDGQDGQDGSPGDSVYVEFSIDGETNWHFPYVEGDLYMRTKIGISGSWTDAIRIVGEDGADGLDGQDGNDGADGEKGDTGPGLVFRGDFEESEIYVFTEHRRDVVRYNDTYYLFNVETDENGTTISSWVIAQWINFGATFSSVATKLLLAEDANILKTLVMGYDSASSRGIIRSAGKSDYGEGAGFWLGQHDAQKAKFDIGDENNYIRWDGEILNIKGLLESISGTFETMEAGEGFHKITIGKEHPVFGTPYILMKTDNYASYFDGIRWRFLWKAGTEDERVIGNFSPSYNEVTGAKTIALGASDCNMDFLGYANTGNVYHRTKRITGTCESNGEARFDHGITNGLNKILSVNVFVKVNSEEMIPMNPYSIGDDDIFASGGSNGLPFRAFLTYSEDEHNW; from the coding sequence ATTTTAATAGATAATATATCAAAAAAGAATATAAAGTATAGACTAATTCTCTGCCATCCAAATGAGAAAGAACTAGCAGTTTTGAGTGAAGCCCAGGACATAATATACGCTCCAAAATTTCCGACAACTGATGAGTTGTCTTTTTTTATTCCTCTACATCTAGAACGAGGGAATATAAATGAGAACTTTGATTATGTCCAGGGAGATTATTTAATTAAATTAATCACTACAGGAATTAACAACGACATAATTAGCACTAAATTTTTTATCATTGTTGAAGCTAATCCTGATTCATCCAATAATATCCAAAAAAAACAAGTCATTTGTTTGAGTAGAGAATATGAGTTAAACAAAAAATGTATCTTGGAATATGAGTATCCATCAAGAAAACTTTTTAGTCTAGTGAATGAATTAGATACTCAAGGTTTTCCGGTAGGTGTGATGAATTATATTACAACTCTAACGAGTTGGAGTTTAGATGTTGATAGTTTTTCTGCTAGACCAGATTTAATTAATAAAATCAGAAATATTGAGGTCAAAGAAACTAATATATTTGAGTTTTTAATTGAAGAAATACAAACTAATTTTGGTTGTGTATTTCTTTTTGATACAGAACAGAAAAAAATAATTTTAAGAAGTATTGAGGAGATAGGAGTAAATAGAGGCTTATATTTGTCGGAAAAAAACTATATCAAAGCAATAAATAAACAGATAAATCATGATGAGATAATAACTAGATTGTATTGCTTTGGTAAGGATAATATAAATTTTTGTAATGTAAATATTACAGGTGAGCCATATATTGAAGATTTTTCTTTTTATAAAACTACTGAATTTATGAGTCAAGATTTGATTGATGCCTTAAACAATTATGATGTTTTGTTAGAAACTGAATTTGAGATATTCACCACAAAAAAAAATGAACTTGGAATTCATTTATCAACAAAAGATAATTTAGAAAATGATTTGGTAGATAAAATTAATGAATTACACGAAATTCAAGATGATATAAACGATAGAATTGCGTCAAATGAAAGCTACAGTGACTTGAATATTGATTTGGCAGCGAAAGAAATTGAGGTATTAACTATTCAATCGGAAATAAATCATTCGACATTTGAGGAAACACAAAATACAGCTTCAGGATTAGAAGTTAAAGAAATGCTCCAAAAGCATCCTGAGTTTGATTATGAGGGAATTTCCCCGATTGATAATAATATAAATGAAAAAATAATAGAAATATTAAATGTTAGAAATTATTTAAAAAAGGAAAATCATTTTACACCGGAGCAATTAGCTGAATTAGATTATTTCGTACGAGAAGAGGTTTGGCAAGATTCTTCCATAGAAAATGCTGAAGATTTATTTAATGAAGGAAAAATTAAACTCCAAAAATTAAGTCAACCTAAGATTCAATTTAGCATTGATTCGATTGACTTCTTACAAATATTAGAAAAAAATCTAGATAAAAGTAAATTGATTTTGGGTGATTTAATTAATATATGCTTTAAGAAATTTGGAATTGATATTAAAGTCAGATTGGTTGGATATATCCACGATTATGATAACAAAAAATTAACTTTAGAATTTTCTAATAAAGATAGTTTAGATGATCCATATAATTATTTTGTTGATTTACAAAAAAACGCAATTAAAACCTCAAAAACTGTTGATGTGAGTAAACATCAATGGGATAAATCTGAGGAAAACGAATCTCTAATCAACAATTTAATTAATAACAATCTAAATACCGCAACTCAAAAAGTGTTGGCAGGTTCTAATCAAGATGTTCAGATTGATAGACAGGGTATATGGTTAACCAAGAGATTAAATGAGATTATTGAGCCTGAGCAAATGAGAATAATCAACAATATGATTGTTTTGTCTGATGATTATTTCCAGACAGCTAAAACTGCTATCAGTCCTGCTGGTGTGAATTCACAAGTGGTCTATGGAAAGATGATAGTTGGAGAGCAGGGTATATTTGAGGGTATTGATATTTTAGATGGTGAAGAAGTAGGTATCAATATTGGCAAATATTTAGATGGTGAAGAGGATAAATACGGAATTAGGATTGTTGGGCAAAATGGCGTTCAGACTCTCCTTGACAGAGAAAATAACATATTGATTAAAGATGCCGACAACAATTACAAGTTTTGGGTAGATGCGGAAGGTAATATTTGCTTTAGAGGCGTTTTGATTCAATCTCCATCGGAAGATACTTTTCCACTCCCTGTATTCAGGGGAAACTTTAGTGTATCGGCTGAATATTTTAGAGGCGATGTTGTTACTTTTAATGGTTCAACATGGCTATATATGAATGATGATAGCTCAACCGGCAATCATCCGGCTGAGAATGTATATTGGACAACGTATGCATCCCGTGGCAATGATGGGAATGATGGAGAAGATGGAAATGATGGCTTAGATGGGAATGACGGACAAGACGGACAAGACGGAAGTCCAGGAGATTCTGTCTATGTAGAGTTCTCTATAGATGGAGAAACGAATTGGCACTTTCCATATGTAGAAGGCGATTTATACATGAGGACTAAAATTGGAATTTCTGGTTCTTGGACTGATGCTATTCGCATTGTCGGGGAAGATGGAGCAGATGGCTTAGATGGTCAAGATGGCAATGATGGAGCAGATGGAGAAAAGGGCGATACTGGGCCTGGTTTGGTATTTAGAGGAGATTTTGAGGAAAGTGAGATTTATGTTTTTACTGAACATAGGAGAGATGTAGTCAGATATAATGATACTTATTATTTATTTAATGTAGAAACTGACGAAAACGGAACTACTATTTCAAGTTGGGTTATTGCTCAATGGATTAATTTTGGTGCTACTTTTTCTAGTGTAGCTACTAAACTTTTGCTTGCTGAAGATGCTAATATCTTAAAAACACTTGTTATGGGTTATGATTCAGCATCAAGCAGAGGAATTATTCGTTCTGCTGGTAAAAGTGACTACGGGGAAGGTGCTGGTTTTTGGTTAGGGCAGCACGATGCGCAGAAAGCTAAATTTGATATCGGTGATGAAAATAATTATATTCGGTGGGATGGAGAGATTTTAAATATAAAAGGCTTGCTAGAATCCATCTCTGGAACGTTTGAAACAATGGAAGCAGGAGAAGGTTTCCACAAAATAACAATCGGTAAAGAACATCCGGTATTCGGGACTCCTTATATTCTAATGAAAACAGACAATTATGCATCTTACTTCGATGGTATTCGTTGGAGGTTTTTATGGAAGGCTGGTACGGAAGATGAAAGAGTAATCGGTAATTTTAGTCCCAGTTATAATGAGGTAACAGGAGCAAAAACAATTGCTCTCGGTGCTAGTGATTGCAATATGGATTTTTTAGGCTATGCAAATACTGGGAATGTTTACCATAGAACAAAAAGAATAACCGGCACTTGTGAGTCAAATGGAGAAGCAAGGTTTGATCATGGTATCACAAATGGCTTAAATAAAATACTATCCGTAAATGTATTTGTCAAAGTGAATAGTGAAGAAATGATACCAATGAATCCTTACTCTATTGGTGATGATGATATTTTTGCTTCCGGCGGCAGTAATGGACTCCCGTTTAGAGCATTTTTGACGTATAGTGAGGATGAACACAATTGGTAG